A single region of the Schizosaccharomyces osmophilus chromosome 3, complete sequence genome encodes:
- the dus4 gene encoding tRNA/mRNA dihydrouridine synthase Dus4: protein MAELTSRDPNKHPVKIFEAKKGKRPVYIAAPMVRYSKLPFRQLVRDYQTDIVYTPMILANEFLHPKGRYFDFSTNERDTSLILQFGVEDPVILSKAAELAGPYVDGIGINCGCPQSWAIHEGIGSALLKEPERVHQLIRAVKNTLGEDFCVEAKIRVSKDLDETRHLMQTIQRAGADFLTVHGRTKQDRSSFPVNLDAIREVRSCVNIPVVANGDVNSLREGYEIAKFTNTDGIMSARGLLENPALFAGFEETPWGCVERFISYSTAYSLNFQLFYHHLITMMGKMTTKRERMTIPKDSFAAVMDWLDATFIVRRPGEPLFGETVLPVRR, encoded by the coding sequence ATGGCAGAATTGACGAGTCGTGACCCTAATAAACACCCGGtgaaaatttttgaagccaaaaaaggcaaaagaCCTGTCTATATAGCAGCCCCTATGGTCAGGTACTCTAAATTACCATTTCGACAGCTGGTACGAGATTATCAAACAGACATCGTATATACTCCTATGATTTTAGCGAATGAATTTTTGCATCCAAAAGGAAgatattttgatttctccACAAACGAAAGAGACACGAGTTTAATCCTCCAATTCGGTGTTGAGGATCCTGTCATTTTGTCGAAAGCTGCCGAACTTGCAGGCCCGTATGTGGATGGAATTGGAATTAACTGTGGCTGTCCCCAAAGTTGGGCTATTCATGAAGGAATTGGATCTGCGCTTTTGAAGGAACCTGAAAGAGTGCATCAATTGATCAGAGCGGTCAAAAACACATTAGGTGAAGATTTCTGTGTTGAGGCAAAGATACGcgtttcaaaagatttaGATGAAACACGTCATTTAATGCAAACAATTCAACGTGCTGGGGCCGACTTTCTGACTGTACACGGTCGAACCAAACAGGATCGTTCTTCATTTCCTGTTAACTTAGATGCTATTCGAGAAGTCCGTTCTTGTGTAAATATTCCTGTAGTCGCCAATGGCGACGTTAATTCCCTTCGTGAAGGTTACGAGATTGCCAAGTTCACTAATACAGACGGTATAATGTCTGCTAGAGGATTATTAGAAAATCCAGCTCTCTTTGCTGGGTTTGAAGAAACACCATGGGGATGTGTAGAACGGTTTATTTCCTATTCCACTGCTTATTCTCTGAACTTTCAGTTGTTTTACCATCATCTAATTACCATGATGGGTAAAATGACAACGAAACGGGAACGCATGACTATCCCTAAAGACAGCTTTGCTGCTGTTATGGACTGGCTCGATGCAACATTTATCGTACGTCGTCCAGGAGAACCATTATTTGGCGAAACAGTGCTTCCTGTGAGACGATAG
- a CDS encoding CMGC/DYRK/PRP4 protein kinase Prp4-like: protein MLRLMMECKGKFSHKMLKRSQFTFDNFDENYNFINKELDPISGQETQRILNFSKPVRDIKFRLMDVLASTNEEVVIQQDFILLLEQCLELNPEKRITPKEALKHPFFKNSRPFR from the coding sequence ATGCTTAGGCTTATGATGGAATGCAAGGGAAAGTTTAGCCATAAGATGCTCAAACGTAGTCAATTTACTTTTGATAATTTCGACGAAAATTataatttcattaataAGGAACTTGATCCTATAAGTGGGCAAGAAACTCAGAGAATCTTAAATTTTAGTAAACCTGTTCGAGACATAAAGTTTCGATTAATGGATGTGCTTGCTTCCACAAATGAGGAAGTTGTGATTCAGCAAGACTTTATACTTTTGTTAGAACAATGCTTGGAACTCAATCcagaaaagagaattaCGCCCAAAGAAGCATTAAagcatcctttttttaaaaacagTCGCCCTTTTCGGTAG
- the prp4 gene encoding serine/threonine protein kinase Prp4, translated as MMNDSPLTEDEIIEQRRKRRLEISKKHQAEGSKPTPSQASTTDHLASKITKSISKTDAAKLENEQPSLDNQHSNGENDSILAKPDSNEPFSEKASMEDDEDEEDDMFADSPLPTHKKRKTDKKPSTVKRSLAGMQDTWDDVEGYYKVILMEELDSRYLIQSNLGKGMFSSVVNVMDQMTKASFAIKIIRNNEVMYKAGMKEVSILERLQAADPEGRRHIVRYDRYFMHKNHLCMVFEMLSLNLRDILKKFGRNVGLNIKAIQVYAYQMFTALHLLEECNVIHADIKPDNMLVNEKRNILKICDLGSASDAAENEITPYLVSRFYRAPEISKSLTLF; from the coding sequence ATGATGAATGATAGTCCATTGACTGAAGATGAAATCATAGAACAAAGACGAAAAAGACGATTGGAGATTTCGAAAAAACATCAAGCTGAAGGTTCCAAGCCTACACCGTCGCAAGCTTCGACAACGGATCATCttgcttcaaaaataacaaaatcGATCTCTAAAACAGATGCGGCAAAGCTAGAAAATGAACAGCCTTCATTGGATAACCAGCACTCTAATGGGGAGAACGACTCGATTTTAGCAAAACCAGATTCAAACGAGccattttctgaaaaggCCTCCATGGAAGACGATGAGGATGAGGAAGACGACATGTTTGCAGACAGTCCACTTCCCACTCATAAGAAACGGAAAACGGACAAAAAACCGTCTACCGTTAAAAGGAGTCTTGCTGGAATGCAAGACACCTGGGATGACGTTGAAGGATATTACAAGGTAATACTTATGGAAGAACTTGATTCACGGTATCTCATCCAGTCCAATCTTGGCAAAGGTATGTTTTCTAGCGTGGTCAATGTAATGGACCAAATGACAAAAGCGTCGTTTGCAATCAAAATTATTAGAAACAACGAAGTAATGTACAAGGCTGGCATGAAAGAGGTGTCTATTTTGGAACGTCTTCAGGCTGCAGATCCTGAAGGGAGGAGGCACATAGTTCGGTACGATCGGTATTTTATGCACAAAAATCATTTATGTATGGTATTTGAAATGCTTAGTTTAAATCTTCGtgatattttgaaaaaatttgggAGAAATGTCGGATTAAACATTAAGGCGATTCAAGTGTATGCTTATCAAATGTTCACAGCCCTTCATCTCTTGGAGGAATGTAACGTTATCCATGCTGACATCAAGCCGGATAATATGCTTgtgaatgaaaagagaaacattttgaaaatatgcGATCTTGGATCTGCTTCTGATGCTGCTGAAAACGAGATAACACCATACCTTGTGAGTCGCTTCTACCGAGCGCCAGAAATCAGTAAGTCACTTACTTTGTTTTAA
- the vps35 gene encoding retromer complex subunit Vps35, with protein MNNTVPVNEEISRPLEESLVICKQSSRLMQKNLQTGKLMDAFRNCSMSLVEMRNNALSPKQYYELYMFTTETLRRLGEALLETHLNGTHHLMDLYELVQYAGSVLPRLYLMITVGSAYLETPKALVKEIMNDLIDMCAGVQHPLRGLFLRHYLLTQTRKGLTQDPDHDDADPKTETLMDSVKFLLLNFTEMNKLWVRIQHLGPMKDYMRRTQERNELKVLVGLNLVRLSQLNFDLDTYKNEILPAIVEQVIECRDPLAQEYLSEVICQVFPDEMHLETLDIYFSTIMKLNRSVNITPLVISMLNRLTAYVQRECEVESSDREGSVNQTMQNLSLEDQSSDPENKICPGDRVISPKLAIQEVLWTYIVDVLNARNGIALGDIVQILSSILNFFLQCYPYQTQYADRVFQVINERILQQPSLQTELKERSLQKSLFSILVLPIVSFPSFSYCLNLPSFLPVFKAQPINIRYDIAKMILEKVIEKEQMISDLKDVQELFGVISVIIKNNGNDTIEDLKTIAILVHYLHNEDPQIQIEILRCLKDNFVQAGENVKYLLPVVVNKCIFLAREFRLFKCVDWAEKVRILWDFVNACIVILYNHGDSAELSLVLYLFAAEMADIESYPDFAYEFFTQAFTIYEESALDSRLQYQQLLMITGKLQKTRNFSVDDYDTLITKCTLYASKLLKKPDQCRGILHASHLWWQNETTEETVIFRDSKRVLECLQKSLKIADSCMDQITSLKLFINILEQYFYYYDQRCDSILAKHIGGLIDLTEQNMRSLLASSPNDLILNDPNAYASSIWETAGGSSVDNLRNHLEKTTDLAEKRSEDERWASIFQ; from the exons ATGAATAACACCGTGCCagtaaatgaagaaatatcGAGAcctttggaagaatcattgGTAATATGCAAGCAGTCAAGCCGACTGATGCAAAAGAATCTGCAGACTGGAAAGTTAATGGATGCCTTTCGAAACTGCAGTATGAGTCTGGTAGAAATGAGGAACAATGCTCTTTCTCCGAAACAATATTACGAACTGTATATGTTTACTACAGAAACCCTACGGCGGCTTGGTGAAGCGTTGCTGGAGACACACCTGAACGGTACGCATCATTTGATGGATCTTTACGAACTTGTACAATATGCGGGAAGTGTTCTTCCTCGTCTGTATCTAATGATAACAGTAGGAAGCGCATATCTGGAGACTCCCAAAGCTCTCGTTAAAGAAATCATGAACGACTTAATCGACATGTGTGCCGGTGTGCAGCATCCTTTACGTGGATTATTTCTTAGACATTACTTATTGAcacaaacaagaaaaggaCTCACACAGGATCCCGACCATGATGATGCTGACCCGAAGACGGAGACTCTTATGGACTCTGTGAAATTCTTGCTCTTAAATTTCACGGAAATGAACAAATTGTGGGTTAGGATTCAACATTTAGGGCCTATGAAAGATTACATGAGGCGAACTCAAGAGCGGAATGAGCTTAAGGTTCTTGTCGGTCTTAATCTCGTCCGACTGTCGCAACTCAATTTCGATTTGGACACGTACAAAAATGAGATCCTTCCAGCTATTGTTGAACAGGTAATTGAGTGTAGAGATCCCTTAGCCCAAGAATACTTGTCCGAGGTTATTTGCCAAGTTTTTCCAGACGAAATGCACCTGGAAACCTTGGACATATACTTTAGCACTATCATGAAGTTAAATAGAAGCGTAAACATTACGCCTTTGGTTATTTCTATGCTGAATAGACTTACCGCTTATGTTCAGCGCGAATGCGAAGTTGAGTCTTCTGATAGAGAAGGTTCAGTAAACCAAACAATGCAAAACTTGTCCCTTGAGGATCAATCTTCTGATCccgaaaacaaaatatgCCCGGGTGATAGGGTTATTTCCCCAAAGTTAGCTATCCAGGAAGTACTATGGACTTATATTGTGGATGTTCTCAACGCCCGTAATGGTATTGCTTTGGGCGATATTGTACAGATACTTTCAAGTATcctaaattttttcttacaatGTTACCCTTACCAAACTCAATATGCCGATAGAGTATTTCAGGTTATAAACGAACGTATTCTACAACAGCCATCTTTGCAAACAGAACTGAAGGAGCGGTCACTTCAAAAGTCGCTATTTTCAATACTGGTGCTCCCAATTGTCTCATTCCCTTCATTTTCATACTGCTTGAATTTACCAAGCTTTCTCCCTGTCTTCAAAGCGCAGCCAATTAATATTCGATATGACATAGCGAAAATGATATTGGAGAAGGTTATTGAGAAAGAGCAGATGATCAGCGATTTGAAGGATGTTCAAGAGCTTTTTGGGGTTATTTCAGtgataataaaaaataacgGCAATGATACTATAGAAGACTTGAAAACGATAGCTATATTGGTTCATTACCTACATAATGAAGACCCTCAAATTCAAATTGAG ATTCTGCGTTGTTTGAAGGATAACTTTGTACAAGCTGGTGAGAATGTAAAGTACTTACTCCCTGTGGTGGTAAACAAATGTATCTTTCTGGCCCGTGAATTTCGATTATTTAAg TGTGTTGACTGGGCTGAAAAGGTTCGTATCTTATGGGATTTTGTTAATGCTTGTATTGTCATTCTTTATAACCACGGCGATTCCGCCGAGCTATCCCTTGTTCTATACCTATTTGCCGCAGAAATGGCCGATATTGAAAGTTATCCAGACTTTGCTTATGAGTTCTTCACCCAAGCTTTTACCATATATGAGGAGTCTGCTTTGGATTCGCGATTACAATACCAGCAGCTATTAATGATTACAggaaagcttcaaaagacCAGAAACTTTTCTGTTGATGACTATGATACATTGATTACAAAATGTACACTTTACGCATCGAAATTGCTTAAGAAACCAGATCAATGCAG AGGAATCCTTCATGCAAGTCATTTATGGTGGCAGAACGAAACGACCGAAGAAACAGTG ATATTTAGGGATTCCAAACGTGTTTTAGAATGCCTTCAAAAGAGTCTGAAGATTGCAGATTCCTGCATGGATCAG ATTACCAGCCTAAAATTGTTTATCAACATACTAGAACAGTATTTTTACTACTATGATCAGCGTTGCGATTCTATTCTAGCCAAGCATATTGGTGGTTTAATTGATTTGACCGAGCAAAATATGCGATCATTGCTTGCGTCTTCCCCTAATGATCTTATTTTAAATGATCCCAATGCTTATGCTAGTTCCATTTGGGAAACGGCGGGTGGTTCCTCAGTTGATAACCTGAGAAATCATTTGGAGAAAACAACTGATCTAGCTGAAAAACGGTCAGAAGATGAACGATGGGCGAGCATTTTTCAATAG